Proteins encoded within one genomic window of Lynx canadensis isolate LIC74 chromosome B2, mLynCan4.pri.v2, whole genome shotgun sequence:
- the LOC115514896 gene encoding LOW QUALITY PROTEIN: HLA class II histocompatibility antigen, DP alpha 1 chain (The sequence of the model RefSeq protein was modified relative to this genomic sequence to represent the inferred CDS: deleted 2 bases in 1 codon) produces MHLEDIRRQTQVMILRVISLAALLSPHGTGAIKVGHVSTYVQFVQTHRPSGEYMFEFDEDEQFYVDLDKKETIWHLPEFIHAFNFDAWKGIADIVTAKKNLNTLIQRSNHTRATNEPPEVAVFPKEPVELGQPNTLICHVDKFFPPVLNVTWLCNGQTVTKGVAESIFLPSTEFRFHKFHYLTFIPTAEDVYDCKVEHWGLDQPLLQHWEAQEPIEVPETMETVVCALGLVVGVAGIITGTIILKTRRPDHPWVQGPL; encoded by the exons ATGCACCTTGAAGACATAAGGCGCCAGACCCAAGTCATGATCCTGCGAGTCATCTCCCTGGCTGCCCTTCTGAGCCCCCATGGAACTGGGGCCATCAAGG TGGGCCACGTGTCAACATATGTCCAGTTTGTCCAGACACACAGACCCTCTGGAGAGTACATGTTTGAGTTTGATGAGGATGAGCAGTTCTATGTGGATCTGGATAAGAAGGAGACCATCTGGCATCTGCCAGAGTTTATTCATGCCTTCAACTTTGATGCTTGGAAGGGTATTGCTGACATTGTCACAGCAAAGAAGAACCTGAACACTCTGATCCAACGGTCCAACCACACCAGGGCCACAAATG AGCCACCTGAGGTGGCCGTGTTTCCCAAGGAGCCTGTGGAGCTTGGACAGCCCAACACCCTCATCTGCCATGTGGACAAATTCTTCCCACCTGTGCTCAATGTCACATGGCTGTGCAATGGGCAGACGGTCACCAAAGGTGTGGCTGAGAGCATCTTCCTGCCTAGCACAGAATTCAGGTTCCACAAGTTCCACTACCTGACCTTCATTCCCACGGCTGAAGATGTCTATGACTGCAAGGTGGAGCACTGGGGCCTGGACCAGCCGCTCCTTCAGCACTGGG AGGCCCAGGAGCCTATCGAGGTGCCTGAGACAATGGAGACTGTGGTCTGTGCCCTGGGCCTGGTGGTGGGCGTGGCGGGCATCATCACTGGCACCATCATCCTGAAGACCAGGAGGCCCGAC CATCCCTGGGTGCAGGGGCCCCTGTGA